From a region of the Lactuca sativa cultivar Salinas chromosome 4, Lsat_Salinas_v11, whole genome shotgun sequence genome:
- the LOC111915401 gene encoding WEB family protein At3g51220 has product MEMEEGLVVRGNIEIDMRRPFKSVKEAVMLFGEKVLAGEVYAGQQIKQAESFVDQSNVNQYRTKVGAIAAELEETKQTLEKAKEEDTCMAYYLASLKQELEETKSELKQLKSRKETFHPKQPSPVDKEIEEIKFIERAEVNHPEIEESSDEDDYLGFENNRSVKFASPPSLTKVMIEAPKQQETSPSSLKKKAQKKTLIPSLSGIFSRKKGGQSTRTPKSFK; this is encoded by the exons ATGGAGATGGAGGAAGGTTTGGTAGTGAGAGGGAATATTGAGATTGATATGCGGAGACCATTCAAGTCCGTTAAAGAGGCTGTCATGTTGTTCGGAGAAAAAGTTTTGGCCGGAGAGGTCTATGCCGGCCAGCAGATCAAACAG GCTGAGAGCTTTGTTGATCAAAGCAATGTCAACCAATACCGAACAAAAGTTGGAGCCATAGCAGCAGAGCTCGAAGAGACGAAACAAACCCTTGAAAAAGCAAAAGAGGAGGACACATGCATGGCTTACTACCTCGCATCGCTCAAACAAGAGCTAGAAGAGACCAAGTCTGAACTCAAACAATTGAAGTCGAGAAAAGAAACATTTCATCCAAAACAGCCTTCGCCTGTTGATAAGGAGATAGAAGAGATCAAATTCATTGAAAGAGCGGAAGTAAATCATCCGGAGATTGAAGAAAGTAGCGATGAAGATGATTACTTGGGGTTTGAAAATAACAGGTCAGTGAAGTTTGCTAGTCCCCCATCTTTAACCAAAGTGATGATTGAAGCACCCAAACAGCAGGAAACAAGCCCATCTTCTCTCAAGAAGAAAGCCCAAAAGAAAACCTTAATTCCTTCACTTAGTGGGATTTTCTCAAGAAAAAAAGGTGGTCAATCTACAAGAACACCGAAATCTTTCAAATGA